Proteins encoded within one genomic window of Xylophilus sp. GOD-11R:
- a CDS encoding LemA family protein, whose amino-acid sequence MPAVLAFWTVGAHNRLTRLRASVLQAFGQLDAAMTLWIELVPPVSDAVRTDETTPGVAEEAGWAGLRAAAVQLAACLSVTRQRRQRRADVAALSAARDVLRDAWQRLLVDMPRFGGQAQPGSIHLVWEQRDTQVQLAADQYNLAVGQYNAALHQFPAVILTWLLRLRHAQAL is encoded by the coding sequence TTGCCGGCCGTGCTGGCATTCTGGACAGTCGGTGCGCACAACCGGCTGACCCGTTTGCGCGCGTCCGTGTTGCAGGCCTTCGGGCAACTGGATGCGGCCATGACCTTGTGGATCGAACTGGTCCCGCCGGTCTCCGACGCGGTCCGCACCGATGAAACGACGCCGGGTGTCGCCGAAGAGGCAGGATGGGCCGGCCTGCGAGCGGCCGCCGTACAGCTCGCCGCCTGCCTGTCGGTGACACGCCAACGTCGGCAACGCCGCGCGGACGTCGCCGCGCTATCGGCGGCACGCGACGTGCTTCGGGATGCCTGGCAGCGCCTGCTGGTCGACATGCCGCGTTTCGGCGGCCAGGCCCAGCCCGGCAGCATCCACCTCGTCTGGGAGCAGCGGGACACGCAAGTGCAGCTCGCGGCTGACCAGTACAACCTGGCGGTCGGCCAATACAACGCCGCCTTGCACCAGTTCCCGGCGGTGATCCTGACGTGGCTGCTGCGATTGCGCCATGCGCAAGCCCTATGA
- the rsmB gene encoding 16S rRNA (cytosine(967)-C(5))-methyltransferase RsmB, with product MNPSSSVPSSPVSSSSSLSPELWQQLQQVAEVLAAVRGGRSAPVALEAVPVALRPGVRALVFQVLRVLGRAEALRRKLATRTPPPLPDALLCAALALIWRQADAPYESFTLVDQAVEAAKRNPAIRPQSGFINACLRRFLREQEALVAATDSEPLAAWNHPRWWIERLKRDHPRQWQEILRADNSHAPMTLRVNRLKTTREAVLRRFEASNLRAEPVGDWGIVLGHPLPVDQIPGFAEGEVSVQDAAAQIAAPLLLDGMDLRQPLQVLDACAAPGGKTAHLVEFAGRDAPLSVTALDIDPQRCERIHQTLARLGIEDRVQVLAADAQEPARWWPQHRDRELFDAILLDAPCTASGIVRRQPDVRWLRRESDIAQLAIIQAGLLTRLWPLLRPGGRLLYCTCSVFRDEGEHQIEAFLAHNTDAVLLPSPGHLLPRDAAMTMGVGDNLPGDHDGFFHALLHKRGP from the coding sequence ATGAACCCGTCTTCTTCCGTGCCTTCATCTCCCGTTTCCTCTTCTTCTTCTCTTTCTCCCGAACTCTGGCAACAGCTGCAGCAGGTGGCCGAAGTGCTGGCGGCCGTGCGTGGGGGCCGCTCCGCGCCGGTCGCGCTCGAAGCGGTACCGGTGGCGCTGCGGCCCGGCGTACGCGCGCTGGTGTTCCAGGTGCTGCGGGTGCTGGGCCGGGCCGAAGCCTTGCGTCGCAAGCTTGCCACCCGTACGCCGCCGCCGCTGCCCGACGCCTTGCTGTGCGCCGCATTGGCCCTGATCTGGCGCCAGGCCGATGCGCCCTACGAATCCTTCACGCTGGTCGACCAGGCGGTCGAGGCTGCCAAGCGCAACCCCGCGATTCGACCCCAGTCCGGCTTCATCAACGCCTGCCTGCGACGTTTCCTGCGTGAGCAGGAAGCGCTGGTCGCCGCCACCGACTCCGAACCACTGGCCGCGTGGAACCATCCGCGCTGGTGGATCGAGCGGCTCAAGCGTGACCACCCGCGGCAGTGGCAGGAGATCCTGCGCGCCGACAACTCCCACGCGCCCATGACCCTGCGCGTCAACCGGCTCAAGACCACCCGCGAGGCGGTGTTGCGCCGGTTCGAAGCGTCCAACCTGCGAGCCGAGCCCGTGGGCGACTGGGGCATCGTGCTGGGGCATCCGCTGCCGGTGGACCAGATTCCCGGATTCGCCGAAGGCGAGGTGTCGGTGCAGGATGCAGCCGCGCAGATTGCTGCGCCGCTGCTGCTCGACGGCATGGATCTGCGGCAACCGCTGCAGGTGCTCGACGCCTGCGCCGCCCCCGGTGGCAAGACCGCCCATCTGGTCGAGTTCGCCGGCCGGGATGCGCCGTTGTCGGTCACCGCGCTCGACATCGACCCCCAGCGCTGCGAGCGCATCCACCAGACCCTGGCGCGCCTGGGTATCGAAGACCGGGTGCAGGTGCTCGCCGCCGACGCCCAGGAGCCCGCACGCTGGTGGCCGCAGCACCGTGACCGCGAACTTTTCGATGCCATCCTGCTCGACGCACCCTGCACTGCCTCCGGCATCGTGCGGCGCCAGCCGGACGTGCGCTGGCTGCGCCGCGAGAGCGATATCGCCCAGCTGGCCATCATCCAGGCCGGTTTGCTGACTCGTCTCTGGCCCTTGTTGCGCCCCGGCGGACGACTGCTCTACTGCACCTGTTCGGTGTTTCGCGACGAGGGCGAGCACCAGATCGAAGCGTTTCTTGCGCACAACACCGACGCGGTTTTACTGCCATCGCCCGGCCATTTGCTTCCGCGCGATGCCGCCATGACGATGGGTGTCGGGGACAATCTGCCGGGTGACCACGACGGCTTCTTCCACGCCCTGCTCCACAAACGTGGCCCCTGA
- a CDS encoding DUF4390 domain-containing protein: MYLWATVGFDLPPLVEDALLKGVALFFVAQVGVMRDRWYWADERVAFAERHMRLVYQPLTRRFRLNVSPSAFSSGLGVSLSQTFEDIAEALDAVRRIARWRIAEIAQLDAAGRYEVEFSFRLDTSQLPRPLQMGVAGRADWSLSAERVLTIDPAVLVR, from the coding sequence CTGTACCTTTGGGCGACCGTCGGATTCGACCTTCCGCCCCTCGTCGAAGACGCCTTGTTGAAAGGCGTCGCGCTGTTTTTCGTTGCGCAAGTGGGCGTCATGCGCGATCGCTGGTACTGGGCCGACGAAAGAGTCGCCTTCGCCGAACGCCACATGCGCCTGGTCTACCAGCCGCTCACCCGGCGCTTCCGGCTCAACGTATCTCCATCGGCCTTCAGTTCCGGGCTGGGCGTCTCGCTCAGCCAGACCTTCGAGGACATCGCCGAGGCGCTGGACGCGGTGCGCCGCATCGCACGCTGGCGCATCGCCGAGATCGCGCAGCTCGACGCGGCCGGCCGTTACGAGGTGGAATTCAGTTTTCGGCTCGACACCTCGCAATTGCCCCGTCCGCTGCAGATGGGCGTGGCAGGACGGGCCGACTGGAGCCTGTCGGCCGAGCGCGTCCTGACGATCGACCCCGCCGTGCTCGTTCGTTGA